ACCATTATATGGACTCAACTCTTCCTTGAGGGAGGAGAAATTGTGGAAATGGGTAGTCATGAGGAACTATTGGCAAAGAAAGGACGCTATTATATGCTCTGGCAAGGCCAGACAAGTGTGGAAAGGGAAGTAAAGATCTCATGAGAGAAGAAATTATCGATTTATCAGAATTGACAGAAAGTCGGGAGATGTTACAAGCCCGTGAACCCAAATTTATATCAAGTTTTATTTGGCTTGTCCTACTTTTATTCGCTAGTTCGTTTCTTTGGATGTGGTTTGGTGAAATTGATATAGTAGTAAAGGCTACAGGGGTTGTCCGTCCGGTTGGAAATGTTAGTATTATACGAAGTATTTATGGAGGAAAGCTTGAACAAATTTTTTATAAAGAAGGCGTAAAAGTAAAAAAAGGGGATCCTTTGTTTTTGATTGAGACATCTTCTTTAGAAAGGGAAAAAGAAAATTTGATGCAAAAGAAAAAACGATTGGAAAAAGAAGCGGAGAATCTAGAAAAAATGCAAAGAAGTGTTCAGGAAGGAAAGAATCTGTTTACCGAGGAAGACCTACATTATTATAATTGGTTTTTGAGCTATCATTATGATTATAAGCAACTTCATCTAGTTTATTTAAAAACTAAGAGCCGCTACCAAAGGGAAAAAAATCTTGGACCCGGTGTTACATCTGAAGTTAATTTAGAGGAATTACGAACAGAGTATCTTTTGGCTGAAATCAATCGGGATAGGCATAAAAGTAAAATGTTGGTAGAGATAAAAGAGAGATTAGAGGCGAATCAAGTTCAATTATTAGAAGTGCAAAAATTACTCGAGGAAGTGGAAGAGAAAATAAAAATGCATCAAATCACCGCTCCGATTGATGGTGTTGTTCAGGTACTTCAACAATTTAATTCCGGCGACTATCTTCCGGCGGGAGTTGAAATATTGAGAATTATTCCAGTACAGGGCACTGGAATGAAAGTAGATCTCATGGTTAAAAATAAAGACATTGGTAATCTTACGCAAGGTCAAAAAGTCAATTATCGTTTTTTGGCTTTACCGTACAAAGAATATGGTAGTCTTTCTGGAGAAGTTACCAATATAGCGGGTGATGCTCAAATTGCTAATACAGATAATGAACTTGTTTATCTTGTGGAAGGCTCATTAGAAGGAGATCAACTTATTGACAAAAAAGGACAACCGGCCAAAGTTAAAGTGGGTATGCTTTGTGAAGCTAGAGTAGTTGTTAAGAAAAGGAGGATATTGTATTTTATTTTAGAAAAAATGAATCTTCTTTCCTAGACTATTATAATATTTTCAATATATTAAGTTAGAGCATCGAAATTGGTGGTCAAAATGGGAATATATTTTAAAAAATCCATAATTATCATCTGGTGTATAATGTTGTTAACCGCTAATGTTTATGGGAGTATTAATATGCGGGATGAATGGGATATTGAGCTGGTTGTTAAAGCTGCTTTAGAAAACAGCGATGCGATAATACAAGCTAGCGAAGAACTAAGAAAGAGAGAAATACATCTCCAAGCCACTAAAACTATTAGCCAAAGAGATCTTACGATTAGTGGAGAAGCGACAAAAATAAAAAATCCTTTTACAAGAAAATACGAATATTATGATAAAGGCCAAATTGAGCTTAGTATTTCATTAACACCTAAGCTCGTGTTGGGATCTACGATGATTTTAGGAGAGCCTGCATCGGTCTATCTTAATTATTACCCCTTTGCCGAAAACGTGGAGGAAGCCCAAGCCCAGTTAGATTTCTCTCTACAACTGTTAGAATTGGAGAAAAAAATAGTGGAAGTAGAGTTGGAAGCAAGAAAACTCTATATCACATTATTGGCAGCTATTAAAAAAAGGAAGCAAGCGGAGGAAAACTTAGCTTTAGTTGAACAAACGAAATTAATTACTCGACGTCGTTATCATGCTGGTTTGGTTGGTAGAGATGAGCTTGATAGAGCCGAAACCGAGATCTTGGAGGCAAAAGTAAAATTAGCATCAATGAAAATGGAAGAATACATTGCATTAAGAACTCTTTCTCGCTTAATCAAGAATGATTTATCTCGATCATCTCTTATTGAGCTCCCGCTGTTTCAAGAAAATAAAATAGATTTTAATGAAATACGGGAAACTGCCTTAGATAATAATATTGAGTTAAAAAAAGCTAATTTAATGCTGGCTTTTGCTAAAGAAAACTTGGAGCGAGTAAAGAAACACAGACCAACTATATCCTTTTGTGCAACGGCAAATACTGAAGATGGATCATTATCTTTGTCTGGTAGTCTTACCTGGAAGTTTGAAGCAATTCAATCTCAACGAATAGAACAGGCAGAAATAGCTGTAAGACAACAACAACGTATGATTGAAACATTAAAAGAAGAATTAGAAGATTCTTTAGCTATTGCTATTGATAATTTTGAATTACAGCAAATGAACATTAATGTATTGGAACATAAGAAAAACTTAGCTATTAGATCTAGTATTGAAGCTCAAAAAAAATACGAAAATGGTGAGATATCTCTGGTAGATCTGGAAAAGGTACGATTAGAAGCAGCGATTGCCCAAGATGATTATATCGCAGGTTGGAACAACCTTTGGCAGGCATGGTATGTTTTACTGGCAACCATTGCTGCTTAAGGGAGGGTAAGTACAACTTATGAAAAAAAAAGTGGTAATCTTTTTTTTCTTTTTTTTTAATAACGATATCAATATCAGGTGAAGAGAAGCATGATACGCTTTTTCTTACCATAGATGAGTATATCAAAGAATATCTAGCACAGTCAGTGATCATAAAAGAAGCCGTTAGAAAACTAGAAAAAGCGGAAAAAGATCTTCGACGAGCAACTGAAGAAAGGGTTGCCGCCTTGATTTTAAGGAGGTATGAAATTGAAGTTAATGCTGCTAAATTGGCTTTAACAGAAGCAGAAAGAAAAGAAAAAATTAATGCTGTCCAACGATATTTTCAGCGTCTACAGACTTATCGTAATTTTATTACAGCGAAAAGAAAGTTACAGTTAGAAGAAAAAAAATTAAGAGTAACAAGCTTACGTTATGAATCAGGCCTTTGTACCGAAATAGAATTTTTACAACATAATAACGAATTTATGAAAATTAATTATGAAGTAGAAAAAGCGCAGTATGAATATTTTCACGCTAAGCGGGAATTTCTTTTAGGAATAGGAAAAGAAAAAGGTGATACCATACCTCTGGAAATAAAATTAACTTTTGATGAAATCGAAAAGTACGATACGATGATTTGTGTTCAAAAAGCTTATACAGTTGATTCTGTATATTATTATAACCGTGAGATGTTGTTATTAGCCAAAAAACAGTGGGAAGCAGTGCATACCTTAGAAGATGCCACACCGGAAGAGCGGAAGAATATAACTGATGAACTGAATAGAACGGAAGAGAACTATCAGTTGTATAAAAAGGAATTGTATAATAAAATTATAGGTTTAATAGAAGAGCATCACTCACTCAATTGCCAACGTGAATTACTAGAGAAACAAGCTATTATTGTACGAAGAGAACTTGAAGTTTTAAAAACTAGATTTAGGCAAGGTGAGATTAACCAAATCGAATTCGAAGAGGTTTCACTTGAGCTTCATGAACTGGAAGACCAGATAAAACAAATGGAAGAAACGCTTTTTCAAAAAGAATTATCGCTTAAAGTACTTATAGGAGATGATCCATTACAGTATATTTATAAAATAGTGAGCGTAAGCCCAAAATAGTTTTTAAATTTTTGTTGATTTCTTTGTCGATCAATGAAAAGGGGAGGGGCATTAGTATTTAATGGGTGTGGGTCCAAAAAAAATGCGACAAGAAATAATGAGATCAATAAAACGGTGTCAAAGTTTAGGAGTAAAAAAGACTATTAATGCTCCACTTCTTTGCCTAGAAGAAAAGGAATTGGAAATTAGATTTTTAAGACTGGAATCATTAATAACTGTCTTTAAAAAATGTTTTAGAGAGGTACGAGATATAATTCCAAATGGTTATATTGTATTTTTAACTGATGAAGAAGGCTATTTGTTATTTTATGATACAACATTTTTACTGCCAGACCCAAATAAGTTACTTACATTAAAGCATGGTGTTTCTTTAACAGAAAAGAGTTGTGGGAGTAATGCGGTTAGTTTAGCATTACAGTTACGTGAATCGATATATTTCGAACCAAAGGATCATTATTGTGACATATTTAGTGAATGGTATTGCTTTGCTATACCGTTAATAATAGATGAAGGAGTTAAAGGATGTTTGGCTTTTTCTTCAGTAGGTCAGAGGATCTCAAATGAAATGATCGCTATTGTAAAGTTGTTGGCAAGAAATATAATGATAGAACTTCGGCACAACTCTGGTGATAGTCAAATTCCCATTCGGGCAGTTTTAACCGAACAACAATTACATATATTAAAACTTTTCGCTCAAGGAATGACTAGTATGGCTGTGGCTTTAGAGATGAAGCTAAGTGAAAATACGATCAAGTATCATAAAAAGAAAATTTATAAAGTTTTGGGCGTTCGGAGTATAGCCGAAGCAGTTGGAAAGGCGGTAAAGATGGGGTTGTTCTCAATAGATAACGTATAATATTTTTCGCACAATTAGAAATTGGAAATTGAAAAGGGAGACCTCAAGTGGTAAAGTAAATAAGCCAAAACTTACCAAACCAAAGGAGGTCCCCCTATGAGTAACATTATACAGTTTAATGAAGATGTAATAAAGAACAAATTGAATGAGTTAGTGCGTGGAAGTGTCGAGGAGACCTTAAACCAATTACTTGACCAAGAGGCCGATCGATTAACCAACGCAGCCCGTTATGAACGGACCGAAGCACGAAAAGATACCCGTGCTGGATATTATCAGCGCAGTCTAGAGACGAAAGCCGGCAAAGTCAATCTAAAAGTCCCCAAACTACGAAAACTGCCCTTTGAAACAGCAATTATTGAACGCTATAAACGCCGGGAAAGCTCCATTGAAGAAGCGCTAATTGAAATGTACCTGGCTGGAGTCTCTGTTCGACGCATTGAAGACATTACAGAAATTCTCTGGGGAAGTAAAGTCTCACCGGGAACAATCAGCAAGCTTAATAAAAAAGTATACTCGCACATTGAAGACTGGCGTAACCGTCCACTAGATGGTGAATACCCGTACGTATATCTAGATGGTATCTACCTCAAAAGAAACTGGGGCGGCGAGTATGAAAACGTATCAATTCTGGTCGCTTTAGCCGTGAACAATGACGGATACCGGGAGATTCTCGGTGCGGCCGAAGGAAGTAAAGAAGATAAAGAGAGCTGGCTAAACTTTCTCCGGCACCTCAAAGAGCGTGGTCTGAAAGGTACGCAATTATTCATCAGCGACAAATGCCTTGGTGTCGTTGAAACCCTTGGCGAAATCTTCCCGGAGGCCCGGTGGCAAAGATGTGTCGTACATTTTTATCGCAATATCTTTAGTGTGGTCCCAACAGGAAAAGTCAAGCTGGTGGCTGCAATGCTCAAGGCCATTCATGCCCAGGAAGACCTGGCAAGTGCAAAAGAAAAAGCTTCAGCCGTAGTTCGGAAACTGCGGGAAATGAAACTACCCAAAGCCGCGGAAAAGGTTGAAACCGGGATTGAAGAGACCTTATCATATATGCATTTTCCCCGGGAACACTGGCTGAAAATCCGCACAAATAATGGTCTTGAACGTTTAATGAGGGAGATACGGCGACGGACTAGAGTTGTCGGCAGCTTTCCGGATGGCCACTCGGCATTAATGCTAGTCTGCGCCCGGTTAAGACACGTAGCAAGTTCAAACTGGGGCTTAAAGCGCTATTTAAACATGAAACTTCTAGTTGGCATTCGAGAGGAGGTG
The Capillibacterium thermochitinicola DNA segment above includes these coding regions:
- a CDS encoding HlyD family secretion protein, encoding MREEIIDLSELTESREMLQAREPKFISSFIWLVLLLFASSFLWMWFGEIDIVVKATGVVRPVGNVSIIRSIYGGKLEQIFYKEGVKVKKGDPLFLIETSSLEREKENLMQKKKRLEKEAENLEKMQRSVQEGKNLFTEEDLHYYNWFLSYHYDYKQLHLVYLKTKSRYQREKNLGPGVTSEVNLEELRTEYLLAEINRDRHKSKMLVEIKERLEANQVQLLEVQKLLEEVEEKIKMHQITAPIDGVVQVLQQFNSGDYLPAGVEILRIIPVQGTGMKVDLMVKNKDIGNLTQGQKVNYRFLALPYKEYGSLSGEVTNIAGDAQIANTDNELVYLVEGSLEGDQLIDKKGQPAKVKVGMLCEARVVVKKRRILYFILEKMNLLS
- a CDS encoding TolC family protein — its product is MRDEWDIELVVKAALENSDAIIQASEELRKREIHLQATKTISQRDLTISGEATKIKNPFTRKYEYYDKGQIELSISLTPKLVLGSTMILGEPASVYLNYYPFAENVEEAQAQLDFSLQLLELEKKIVEVELEARKLYITLLAAIKKRKQAEENLALVEQTKLITRRRYHAGLVGRDELDRAETEILEAKVKLASMKMEEYIALRTLSRLIKNDLSRSSLIELPLFQENKIDFNEIRETALDNNIELKKANLMLAFAKENLERVKKHRPTISFCATANTEDGSLSLSGSLTWKFEAIQSQRIEQAEIAVRQQQRMIETLKEELEDSLAIAIDNFELQQMNINVLEHKKNLAIRSSIEAQKKYENGEISLVDLEKVRLEAAIAQDDYIAGWNNLWQAWYVLLATIAA
- a CDS encoding TolC family protein: MIIKEAVRKLEKAEKDLRRATEERVAALILRRYEIEVNAAKLALTEAERKEKINAVQRYFQRLQTYRNFITAKRKLQLEEKKLRVTSLRYESGLCTEIEFLQHNNEFMKINYEVEKAQYEYFHAKREFLLGIGKEKGDTIPLEIKLTFDEIEKYDTMICVQKAYTVDSVYYYNREMLLLAKKQWEAVHTLEDATPEERKNITDELNRTEENYQLYKKELYNKIIGLIEEHHSLNCQRELLEKQAIIVRRELEVLKTRFRQGEINQIEFEEVSLELHELEDQIKQMEETLFQKELSLKVLIGDDPLQYIYKIVSVSPK
- a CDS encoding LuxR C-terminal-related transcriptional regulator codes for the protein MGVGPKKMRQEIMRSIKRCQSLGVKKTINAPLLCLEEKELEIRFLRLESLITVFKKCFREVRDIIPNGYIVFLTDEEGYLLFYDTTFLLPDPNKLLTLKHGVSLTEKSCGSNAVSLALQLRESIYFEPKDHYCDIFSEWYCFAIPLIIDEGVKGCLAFSSVGQRISNEMIAIVKLLARNIMIELRHNSGDSQIPIRAVLTEQQLHILKLFAQGMTSMAVALEMKLSENTIKYHKKKIYKVLGVRSIAEAVGKAVKMGLFSIDNV
- a CDS encoding IS256 family transposase → MSNIIQFNEDVIKNKLNELVRGSVEETLNQLLDQEADRLTNAARYERTEARKDTRAGYYQRSLETKAGKVNLKVPKLRKLPFETAIIERYKRRESSIEEALIEMYLAGVSVRRIEDITEILWGSKVSPGTISKLNKKVYSHIEDWRNRPLDGEYPYVYLDGIYLKRNWGGEYENVSILVALAVNNDGYREILGAAEGSKEDKESWLNFLRHLKERGLKGTQLFISDKCLGVVETLGEIFPEARWQRCVVHFYRNIFSVVPTGKVKLVAAMLKAIHAQEDLASAKEKASAVVRKLREMKLPKAAEKVETGIEETLSYMHFPREHWLKIRTNNGLERLMREIRRRTRVVGSFPDGHSALMLVCARLRHVASSNWGLKRYLNMKLLVGIREEVCIG